A window of Streptomyces puniciscabiei genomic DNA:
GAGAACGCCGCACCGGCGGTCTGGGCCGCCACGAGACCCGCCGCGGCTCCGCCGAGAACGGCGAGCACCCAGGTCACGAGGACGATCCAGGCCTCGACGACGTCGCTGTGCCGCCTGAGCGGATTGCGTCGCCAGCGCCACAGCCGTACCTGGGCGACCGTCGTGGGAGGTGTCCGGTTCATCGTCACCCGCCTCCTCTCGCGCACCGGCGGCCTCGCCGCACCCACTCCCCGCACCCCTCGCCGGGCAGGATCGCGCCAGGCGGGCGGCGAGCGGGCTCGGGGCGGTCTCCCGGACCCGGCCGTCGAGTGTCACCACACCATCGTGCACCTCAATCCGGGAGTCGGCGGAGTGAGTGCGCGAGAGGCTCGTGACGCCTTCCCGCCCCGCCCCTGCCGACCGGCGGAATCGGGACGTACGGCCCTGCCGCCGTGGGCCGAAGGACACTGGGCGGACGGCGCTGGACGGACGACAGTGGGGACAGGAGCGGCACCGGTTCCCCCGCGGTGTCGCTCCGTCCCCGGGCTGCCGCCGCACGCGCCGGGGACCCGCGAGGCAGGGAGAGCCACCCACCCGCGAAGAAGTAGCCACCCGCGAAGAAGCCAGCCATGATCCGTAACGGCCAGCCGGCGCACCGGCGCATCGACCTCGACCCGGTGGAGGCGCTGCGGCTGCTGGACAGCGTGCCCCTGGGGCGGGTCGTCTTCACCCGGCAGGCCTTGCCCACCGTCCGCCCGGTCAACCACGTCCTCGACGGCGGCGACATCGTGATCCGCACCCACGAGGGCGCGGCGCTGACCACGCACGTGCAGCAGGGCGGAGACGAGGGCGTGGTCGTCGCCTACGAGGCCGACGCGATCGACCCTGACACGCATCTCGGCTGGAGCGTGGTGGTCACGGGCTACGCCCGGCTCGTCACGGACCCCGGGGACCTCGCCCGGGTCCGGACGCTGCTCGTCCCCTGGGCGCCGCAGGAGGGCGTGGACCACGCCGTGCGCATCCACCCCTCGCTGGTGACGGGCGTGCTGCTCACGGACACACCGGGTCCGGTGCCCTACGACGGTGTGAGCGGCAGGTCGTCGGTGTAGGCGTTCACCGGCTGGGCGATGGGGCGGGTGTCCTTGGCGTCGAGGGCGGCCTGCGCGGTGCTGGTGCCGAGGGTGCCCTGGGGGTGCCAGGTGCCGGTCACCGCGAGCCAGGTGTTCGCGGGTGGGGCCTCGGTGCCGTACACGCGGATCTTGACGGTCTGGGAGTCCGCCGCGCAGCACGTGAAGATGATGCGGGTCAGGTACCAGCCGCCGCCCGCGGCCGGGGTGACGAAGCCCGTGAGCCGGACGAGTCTGGTGCTGATCGCGCGGCTGGGGTCCTGCTGGACGCGCTTGGTGAAGTCGGTGAGGGTCATCGGCAGCGGCGAGGTCGCGGGCAGTGGGGTGAATCCTTTCTGCACGCCGACCGGCCTGGCGTTCGAGCGTGCCGCGGTGTACGCGCCCAGGGCGGGCGGAGCGTAGAGGAGCAGGCTGAGCGCCGGGAGGAACAGCAGCCAGGCGACGCGCGGGGCTGCGGTGTGGGCGTGACCGTGCCCGGGGTCGGGCTCGTGGTCGTCGTGGCCGGCGCGCTCCGGGCCGCCCCGTGCGGCCGCCGCGGCCAGCCCGAGCAGCAGCAGGACCACGCCGGAGGTGATCAGCAGCGGCCGCAGACCGGCCTTGACGTAGCGCAGGTAGATGTCGGTGAAGAGGGCGGCGTGCAGCAGGCCGATGCCGGTCAGGGTCAACAGGAGGGTCTGGGCCGGGCGTCTCACAGCAGCGCGCCTCCGGTCAGGACGCTCGCGGCTACCGCCACGAGAGTGGTGGCCGTGGAGAACCGCCAGGCGAAGGCCCGCCCGAAGGTGCCCGCCTGAAGGGCGATCAGCTTCAGGTCGACCATCGGGCCGACCACCATGAACGCGAGCCGGGCGGCCGGGGAGAAGCCGGTGAGCGAGGCGGCGACGAAGGCGTCCGCCTCCGAGCAGACGGCCAGCAGCACGGCGAGCCCGGCCAGGAAGAGCACCGAGAGCCAGGGCGAGCCGGAGAAGGCGTCCAGGACGGAGCGCGGCACCGCGACGTTGAAGGTGGCGGCGGCCATGGCACCGAGGACGAGGAAGCCGCCGGCGTGCAGGAAGTCGTGCTGGAAGCCGAGCCGGAACTCGTTCCAGCGGCTGCGGCCGTGCCGGTGGCCGGTGTGCCGGTGCCGCAGGACCGGCCGCAGCCACTGCTCCTTGCCCAGCCAGAGCCACAGCCAGCCCATCACGGCAGCCGTGGCGAGGGAGGCCAGCAGCCGCGCGGCGACCATCGCGGGGTTGCCCGGGAAGGCGACGGCGGTGGCGGTCAGCACGACGGGGTTGATGGCGGGCGCGGAGAGCAGGAAGGCGAAGGCGGCGGCCGGGGTGACACCACGTCGGATCAGGCTGTGCGCGACCGGGACGGAGGCGCACTCGCACCCGGGCAGCACAGCCCCCGCGGCACCGGCGACGGGCACGGCGAGGGCGGGCCGCCTCGGCAGGACCTTGGTGAAGAGGTCGGCCGGCACGAAGGCGTTGATCGCCCCCGACAGGGCCGTGCCGAGGAGGAGGAAGGGGAGGGCCTGGACGGTGATGGCGAGGCACACGGTGCGCCAGGCCTGTACGGCGGGCTGATCCAGCCACCCGGTTCCGGCGAGGGCGAGCACGGCGACGACACCGAGCGCGATCACGAGGGCGGCACCGAGCAGTCCGGGCCGGATGCGGCGCACGGACGGCAAACCAGCGGGGACGACCGTCACGCCCTCAGCCACGCCAACCAGTTCATCCGCTTTTTCCATGATCACTCCGGATGTCGGTGTCTGGCCGACGATAGGCGCGGCCCCGGCTGCCACCCCGCATCGACCCGCGCCCGGACGGCGGATGCGTCCCATTGGCGGCATCCATGACCCTTCTCACAATTCCCCATGAACAGGCCCGAAGGTGACCGCTGCCACATCGCCCGGTACACGTTTTGTCTACGTTCGACGCCATGCCGTCTTACCCCTTCCTCACCTTCGCGCGCACGCGGACCTGTGCCCTGCTGGCCTCGGCCGCGGCCCTCGTCTCCGTCGGCGCGCTGCACCCGGCACCGGCCGCGGCCGCCCCCGCCCGGGCCGCCTCCCCGCGTGCCACGGCGGCGGCGCTCGACCTGGATGCCGCCGGCCGCACCCCCGTGGTGCACGGGGAGGACACCGCGTACGACACCGCCAGCATCGTCAAGATCGACATCCTCGCGGCGCTGCTGCTCCAGGCGCAGGACGCGGGACGGCAGCTCACCGCCGCCGAGCGCGGCCACGCCGAGCCGATGATCGAACGCAGCGACAACACGGCGGCCGACGCGCTCTGGCGCGAGATCGGCCAGGCCTCCGGGCTGGCGGCGGCCAACAAGCGACTGGGGCTGACGTCGACGACCGGCGGGCCGGGCGTCAAGTGGGGCCTGACCCGGACGACCGCGAGCGACCAGATACGGATGCTGCGGGCCGTGTTCGACGGGCACGCAACGGGGACGTCCGGCGTCACCAGGAAGTCGGCCCTGAACGCGCGGTCCCGGACCTACATCCGCGGCCTCATGGGCAAGGTCATCCCGGAGCAGACCTGGGGAGTCTCGGCCGCGGGAGCCTCCGGCAGCGCGCGGGCGCTGAAGAACGGCTGGCTGCAGCGCAACACCACGGGCCTGTGGGACGTCAACAGCGTCGGCCAGGTCACCGTGAAGGGACACCGCCGCCTCGTCGCGGTGCTGTCGAACGGCAGCGCCTCGATGAGCGACGGGATCTCCCTGGTCGAGCGCACGGCACGCGAGGCCGTCGCATAGCGGCTCAGCGCTCCCCCGGTCGGCAGGGCCGGACGACGGCGGTGACCGCGAGCGAGCCGAGCAGGGCCACGCAGAGCCAGGCGAAGGTGTCCCCGATGCGGTCGTAGACCGTCGTGACGCCGTGCACGGGGACGTAGGCCACCATGGTCTGCCGGCCGGTCGCGAAGTAGTCCGAGCCGGCGAGGACGTGCCCCTCGGCGTCGTAGGCGGCCGAGACCCCTTCCGCGTCCTGGCGGATCAGGGCGTAGCCGTTCTCGATCGCGCGCAGGCGCGCCTTGTCGGTGTGCGTGGCGCCGTACTCCTTCCAGTCGTGCGAGGGGACGAGCATGATGTCGGCCCGAGTGCGCATCAGGGCCGGGAAGTCGGCGTCGTAGCAGATGACGTTCGCGAGGCGGCCGTACGGGGTGCGTACGACGGGGACATGGCCGTCGCCGGGCGTGAAGCGCTCGGAGCCGGGAATGGGATGGGCCTTCTGGTAGGTCCGGAGCACCGTGCCGCGGGGGTCGATGAGAAGTGCCTCGTCCCGCCCGTAGGCGGGCGGGGTGGTGCTGTGGACGCGGACTCCGATCTCCAGGTAGACGCCCGAGTGGCGGGCCTCGCGCTGTGCGGCGGCGATGGCGGCGGCCTCGTCCTGCTCCCGGGTCCGGACGGCGTTCTCGGGCCAGATCACTATCTTCGCGCCGGCGGCGGCCTCGCGGCGGGTGGCCGCGAGCAGGTCGTCCTCGACCGCGGTCATCGCGGGCCGCACCGCGGCGGCGGGGGCGGCGGCGACGCCCCCCGGCCCGTTGGCGTACCGGGCGAGCGTGGCCTTGAGCGTGTCGGTCGCGGCGCGAGCGGGGCTGACGCCGGCGATCCGTACGGTCGTGCCCTGCGGCGGAAAGAAGGCCAGCCGGGCGCCGCCCGCGAGCAGCACGCCGAGCAGGACGGCCGTGCAGCCGAGGCCGCTGCGCCAAGTGGCTCGCTGCCAGAGGCGGTTGACGGTGCTCGCGACGTAGGCGATCAGGAAGCCGACGCCCCACGGCCCCGTCACCGAGACGACCTGGAGGAGCGGGAGGTCTCCGTGCTGGGTGACGGCGAGGGAGCCGTACGCCGTGCCGAACGGGGACACCTGGGTGATCAGGAACTCCACGGCGGCGACAGCGGCGGGGAGGACCAGGGACGCGGCCGTGGGGTGCAGGCGGGCCGCCATCAGCCGGTCGGCGACGAAGGGCAGCGTCTGCAGGGCCGCCAGGGCGACGGCCCCCGCCAGCACCGCCGGGTTGAAGCCGATCGCCGACTCCTGGACCCAGAAGACGGCTGCCGCGAGGTGCGCCGCCCAGGTCCACACTGCTCCCGGCCAGGCACGGCTCAGGCGGGTGAAGCGCAGCAGCAGCACGGGGAAGATCCAGGCGGCGGCCGCGATGTCCCACCGGCCGCCGACCGCGAAGAGCATCGCGGTGGTGCCGAGCAGGAGCAGCGGCCAGGTGTGTTTGCGGGAAGGCGTCCGCCGCCGGGGCTGGTCGGTCGTCGGCCGGGGCGGGGGCTGTACGGCTGTGTTCGACATGTCCGGGACGCTAGGGGGGACCGGCCCGGCGGCGCCTCGGGCCCGGTGCCGATCCTGGCGAGCGCCGACGCATCTTTCGATGCGCGCCCGGCGGAGGATCCGTCGCGCCCGCGTGGCGTCTAGCCTGACGGACCGAGATGAGCGCCCAGGTGATCGCCCTGCCCCGAGCCGCACACCGCTGGCTCGCCGACCGACCGCGGCTGACCGACGCCGTGTGGGTCGGCGTCCTCACGCTGCTCGACATGGCCACGGTGCGAGCCCGCACACCCGAGCCGCCCGTCTGGGGCGTGGCGCTGTGGGGGGCGCAGACCGTGCCGCTGCTGTGGCGGCGGGCGGCGCCGCGTGCCGTGCTCGTCGCGATGACCGCCCTGTACGTCCTGTTCCAGACGCTCGGCCCGATCCCGTCGAAGGTGCCCGGACCGTTCCTGCTGATGCTCGGTGTCTACGCCGTGGCCCGGTACACGCCGGCCCCGACGAGTGTGCCGCTGACCCTGCTCGCCCTCGCCTCGGCAGCCGTCACGGACGCGCTGAGCGGGCACTGGGAGCCGCCGCGGCTCGGTTCGCTGGAGCCCATCAGCCTCACGACGTTCGCCTTCTTCTTCGCCCTGGCCTGGCTGCTGGGCCACGGGCGGCGCCGGATCGACGCGGACGCAGCCCGGCTGCGCGAGCTCAACCGGCGGCTCGCGGCGGAGCGGGAACTCAACGCGCGCCAGGCCGTGCTCACCGAGCGCGCCCGTATCGCCCGCGATCTGCACGACGTCGTCGCCCATCACGTCAGCGCCATCGCCCTGCAGGCACGGGCCGCCGAGGACGTGCTCACCTCCGGTCCGCTGCAGCCGGAAGAGGCCGCGCACGGGGTCGGGGTGATCGCGCGGACCGCCGACACGGCGCTCGCCGAGATGCGGCGGCTGCTCGGGCTGCTGTCCTTCGGCGAACGGGATCTCGCCCCCGAGCCGTCCCTCGCCCGTCTCGACCGGCTCATGGGGGTCGCGACCTCCGCGGGCTGCCGGGTCTCCTGTGCCGTCGAGGTGGCCGGGCGGGCGGCGCCGCCCGCCGGGATGCAGGTCTCGGCCTACCGGATCGTGCAGGAGGCGCTGACGAATGTGGTCAAGCACGCCGGTCCGGTCGCCGTACGGATCGCCGTGCGCGGTGACGACGCGCGGCTCACGGTCGAGGTCGAGAACGACCCGCCGGCCCCGGGCCACCGGCCGGTGCCCGGCACCGGGCGGGGGCTGGTCGGGGTGCGGGAGCGGGTGGCGGCCTTCGACGGCGGGCTGGACGCGGGTCCGCGCCCGGACGGCGGCTGGCGACTGCGCGCGGTGCTGTCCGCGCGGGCGGCCGGCACGGCACGGCCTCCTGCGGCGCGGGGGGACCGATGACGGTACGCGTGCTGGTGGTGGACGACCAGGAGATCGTGCGGACCGCGCTGCGGCTGGTCATCGACCGGCGCGAGGGGCTGTCGGTAGTCGGGGAGGCAGGCGACGGCGAGGAGGCGGTCTCGCTGGCCGCGGCGCTGTGTCCGGACGTGGTGCTGATGGACGTACGCATGCCGGGCACGACCGGGGTGGAGGCGACCCGGCGGATCGTGCGGGAGTGGCCGGGCCCCGGGCCGGTGCCGCGTGTGCTGGTGCTGACCACCTTCGACCTGGACGAGTACGTCCACGCGGCCCTGCGTGCCGGGGCCGTCGGCTTCCTGCTGAAGAACAGCCGGCCCGAACAGCTCGCCGCGGCCCTGCGTGCGGCGGCGGACGGCGAGCCGGTCCTCGCGCCGACCGTCACCCGGCGCCTCATCGACACCGTCACCGGGCTGCCGCCCGCGCTGCTGCCGACGGCGGCCACACCCGTGCCGGCGGACGTCTCGCTGACCGAGCGCGAGATCCAGGTCCTGGTGCTGGTCGCGCGGGGCCTGTCCAACGCCAGGATCGCCGCGGACCTGGGCCTGAGCGAGGCGACGGTGAAGAGCAGGGTCAACCGCATCCTGACCAGGCTGGGCCTGGAGAACCGGGTCCAGGCGGCCCTGTACGCCCACCGGGCCGGCCTCGCCTGACGCGGTGCGCACCGGTTCCCCCTCAGGTGGGCCCGCCCCGCCGCCACCTCCCCAGGGTTCCGGCATTCCGCATCCCCCCTCCCCTGTGACGCGCCTGTGACAGTCGGCGGACACGGTCATGACGTCCGGCAAGCAGCCTGGAGAAACAAGGGCAAATCGCCCTAAACGGTCAGACCCCTCGCCGCCGGAGGACAAGCACCATGAGCGCCACCCTCTCCACGCACACCGAAGCCCCCGCCCCCGCGCTGGCTCCGCGCGAGCGGGAGACGCTCCGGCACATCGCCGCCGGCCGCACCTATCTCCAGACCGCCCGCCACATGGGCCTGTCCACCCACACCGTGGACGCCTACCTGCGCCGCATCCGGGCCAAGCTCAACATCACCAACACCGCCGAACTGACCCGCGTGGCCATCTCCCTCGGCATGTGATCACGTCCCGGACTCGTCCTCGGCGCCCCCGGCCGGCGCCTGCCGAGGCGGTAGCTTGGCGGGTGCGAGGGAGACGCAAGGGGGGATCGAGGGGGGATGGGGCGTGCGTCAGGAAGGCCTCGGGTGCCGGCTCGTCGCGGCTGTGCGGGCGCGGGACGCGCGGGCGGTGCGGAAGCTGCTGGCGGAGGGGGCGGATCCCGACACCCGGAACGCGCAGGGGTTTCCGGTGCTGTGCGAGGCCGTGGCCGGGTACGACGCGGGGGTCGCCGAGGCGCTGGTCGACGGCGGTGCGGACCCCGACCTCGTCCTGCCGGACGGCACGACAGCGCTGTGGCGGGCCGTCGACGGCGGTTCCCCGGCCGTTGTCACCGCGGTCCTGGGGAGAGAGCCCCGGCTGCGACTGGCCCGGACCGAGCGTGAGCGGCTGCTCGGCCTGGCCCGGCACTGGTACGAGACGGGCGTGGAGGAGGAGCCTGCGCCGCTGCGCGAGGACCCACACCACCGTCGACCAGTCCACATCGTCCTCGTCGGGCACCCGCACACCGCGCGCGACCAGTTCGCCGACCGGGGTCAGGATCCGGAAGGCCCACTCCAGCGCGGTCAGGACGGCGCCGTGTCCGTCGCGTACGACGAGCCCGGCCAGCGACACCTCGTCGACCTGCGAGTACTCGTCGTCCAGCACCCGGACCCGCCTGGCTCACGAGACCTGGTCGGCCGTGGTCGCCCACCGCGACGCCCCCGACCCGGCGCACCGCCGGCTCCTGCTGGACTACCTGGGAACGCGGGCGCTGCTGCGCACGGACCCGGGCCCCTACGAGAAGCGGGAGTGCGAGTTCCTCGCCTCCTGGGCGGCCGAGGAACAGGACGGCGCGACCCTGGCGAAGCTGCTCGACGCCTTCATGTACTACGACGATCCCGCCGTCGTGTCCCTGGCGCTGCGCCACATCGCCCATCCCGACGCCCGGGTCCGCCGCGCGGTGGCGTACGCGCTGCCGTCCGGCGGACCGCCCTCGCCCGAGGTCGCCGCCGCCCGGCTCGCCCTCCTGCGCGATCCCGACACCGAGGTGCGCACCAGCGCCTGCGCCGGCCTGCGGCACGCAGCGGTACTGACCCGGGAATGCGTCCGGGAACTGATCCTGCGCACCGGAGACCCCGATCCCGGGGTTCGGGAGGAGGCTGCGGCCGCGTTGGCACAGTCCGCGGACCGCAGCCCCGACGTCGCCGCCGCCCTGCGAGTCCAGAGCGGCGGCGACGACCTGCGGAGAAGGCGGCGGAGACAGCAGGCCACGGGCTGAGGATCCGCGGGCTGCTCCGCCGGGCGGCCAGGAGGCGTGGGCCCGTTTCCGTCGTCGGTCAGCCGACGGTCAGGGAGAACGGACCGGCGAGGACCGAGTAGCCGTCATTGGCGAGGTAGTACACGTCGTACCTGCCCGCTCCGCTCAGTTTGCCGGTCGAGAAGGTGACGGCGCCGCTGGCGTTCGGGGCGTAGGACCAGGCCGGCGAGGACTGCTTGCCCGGCGTCACGCCCGCGGGGTACACACCGATCCAGTTCTTGGCGTTCACCTGGGTCGCCGACGGCACCGAGTAGCGGAAGGTGACGTTGCCGCCGCCGGAGACCGCGTTCAGGTCGCCGGTGAGCGTCGGGATGGTCGCGGTGGCCGGGGCGAACGCGGCGTTGAGCGGTGTCGCGTAGGTGTCGTTGGCCGTGAGACCCGGCAGACCGAGGGCGGCCTCGACGGTACGGCCGATGCCGTAGTGGTCGTAGTGCAGCGGGCTGCTGGTGCCGGCCGGGACGGTGCCCTGGGAGCCGACGACCGTGGTGACCACGTGGTTGTAGGCCTCGTTCGCGCTCTCGTCCCAGGTGAGGATCAGCAGCGAGCGATCCTGCGTCCAGGCCGGGGAGGCGAGGACCGGGGCCAGGGTCTGCTTCAGCCAGCCGTCCTGGGTCTTCAGACTGGTGGTGTTGCCGTTGCCGGAGGCCTCGCCGTCGTAGTAGTCGTCGGCGGCGATCCAGGAGAAGTTGGGTGTGGAGGCCGCGGACTTCAGGTCGGTGGTCAGCTGCGTGGTGTCGAACAGGTGGGCCGCACAGCGCGTCGCGTCACCGCTGATGTCGGTGTAGTTGATGAAGGGCGCGTCGTCGGGCTCGTAGTAACTGTCGTTGTTGTTCTTGGTGTTGCAGGGGGTGCCCATGCCCTGCTCGTACGCCTTCCAGGTCTTGCCGGCCGCCTCCAGGGTGTCGCCGAGGTTGCGCTCGGGAGAGTTGATGTTCGGGAAGTAGGTGGCGCCCTTGGCGTAGGTGTCGCCGCCGGCTATGGCGAGGTAGTTCTCGTCGCTCGGGTGGTAGACGCCGTGGAAGTCGGTGAGTGTGGCGCCCTGGGTCATGAGGCTGTGCATGTACGGCGTGTCCGCGGGGTCGTTCATGACCTCGGAGTAGTCGGTGTTCTCCATCATGACCATGAAGACGTGGTCGTAGCCGGGGACCTTGGACACGGGCGGCGAGAGCGGAGCGGGCGCGGTGACCGGGGTGTCCAGGGTCAGGGAGAGGTTGTCGAGGTAGCCGGTCTCGCTGCTCGTCGACAGGAACTGCACCTCGACCTGGATGGAGCGGGTGCCGGCCGGGACCGCGCCGGTGGTGCTGCGCGAGAGGAACTTGGTGGCCAGACCCCGGTCGCTCGCGGACACCGTGGGCAGCTTGGCGGCGGCGCCGACGGGGCCGCCGTTCGCGTCGTGGAAGTGCAGGCTGACCGCGACATAGCCGCTGTACGTGGTCCAGCCGCCGAGCCATCCGGAGAGGTTGTAGTGCACTCCCCCGCCGTCGATGGCCGAGGCGGCCGAGGAGACGTCGACGGTCTGCGTCATCGCTCCGTCGCCGAAGTTGCCGGGCCCGAAGAACGCCTTGCCCGGCGTGTTGCCGTCGCTCGGCAGTCCGAAGGAGGCGACGCTGTGGCACATGACGTTCAGGCCGCCGGCCTCGGTGGTCCAGCCGGGGACAGTGGTGGCGGCCGACCAGTCGCCGGTGCAGTAGCCGCCGCTCTCCGCGTCGCCGTTGACGATCAGGTTGCCGCTGCTCCCGGCCGCCCGGGCGCCGGTGGGAGCGGCGACGATCAGTGCGCCGAGGAGGGCGAGCAGCCCGCCGAGGGATCTCCAGCGCAGTCGCATACGTAGTACCTCGTCCCGTTGGTGAGGATGCCGTTGACGGGCCACGCCCGCACGGCCTGACTGTGCGCACGAACGGGACATGAGTAGTGGCCGTGACTGTCGAGGGGAAGAACCGCGACCAAACTTGACCAGACAAGTTGGCGGCCGGTGCCGCCCGGTCCGGGCAGGGGACGGGGAGGCGGCGGGCTTTTCGGCTGCCTCGGAAGGGGCACGCGGTCGGGGTAGGACTTCCGAGCGGAGGGCGGTATCACCATGAGCGAGTACGAATGGTCCCGCACGATGCCCGCACAGCCCGAGCAGGTCTTCGACCAGGCGGCCAACCTCGGCCAGCTCGACGCATGGCTCCCGAACGCCCTGCACGTGGAGGCCGAGGAACCGCCCGCCGTCACGGTGCACGAGGACCGCTCCGGCCAGGACATGGCCGCCCTGCTGCGGGCCCAGCCCGAGCAGATGCGCCTGGAGTGGGGCACCCGGGAACAGGGCAGCTACACCGGCTGGCTCCAGGTGTCCGGCATCGGCACCGGGGCCAGCGAGGTGACCGTGCACCTGTCGTTCTTCGACCCCGATCACGACCCCGGTCAGGAGGCGGTGTTCGACGCGCTGGACCACAGTCTGCGGCGCCTGGAGGAGCAGGTGCGCATGCGCGTCGACAACGGGGCCGGCTGAGCTGCCGGACCCCCCGCGAACTCTGTTTCTCTTCGGGAAGGGCTGGGGACCCGGGGCAGGAGGTGATCGTCGTGCCCGAACCCGGCAGCAAGAAGTACGACACCCGCAGGGCGCGGCTGCGCAAGGAGGTGGAGCGTTCCGGCGTCTCCGACCAGGACGCGAACACCGCCGCGAACGAGGCCCTGCAGGAGGAACCGAAGCGGAGCCGGGGCCCGAGGACGGAACGCGGCCGCGGCCCGAAGGGCGAGCGCCCGGAGAACGAGTAGGCGTGCGCAGGGCCTCCCCGGACACTCCGGGGAGGCCCTGTTCCGTACACCACCGTTTTTCAGGGCGGGTTCGCGGCCATCTCGTCGGCCTGCCCCCGGCCGCCGGTCAGTAGCCGGACCCGAACGACTGGGTCGTGTAGGCGCACTCCGTGTAGATGTAGCCGGGCCGCAGCTGGGCCGTGTCGGAGGCCGGGGTGGCGGTGCCGGCGCCGTTCGGCTTGTGCACGAAGTAGGTGGTGCCCGCCGGGAGGCTGATGGTGCGCTGCGGGTAGTCCTTGCCGCCGCTGCACGGCTTGAAGCCGGTCATCAGGGTGTCGGCGAACGTGTACGCCTTGCAGCCGCCGCAGCCCTTGAGGGTGAAACTGCCGGTCACCGGGCCGGTGTAGAGCACGGTGATGTCGTGGGGGCTGTCGTTCTTCACCGTGACGGAGATGCTGCCGCCGGAGGCGGTGGTGGGCAGCTTCTTGCCGGCCTTGGGGAGGGTCTGGGCGACCTCGGCGGCTATGGCGATCTTCTGGGCGCGGGCTCGGTTCTTGTCGTTCTTGTTGTCGGAGACGAACTGCTCCATTGTCTTCTGGGCGGCGGCGAAGTCGCCCTGCCGGTACTGATCGACGCCGCAGGCGTACTCCCCCGCGTCGCCGCTCCTCCCGGCGCGCTCGGCGGCCTTGTTCAGCGTGCCGTCCGCGTCACCCGTGGACTTGCCCAGTGCGCCGATCCGGGTGTCCAGGTCGCGCAACTGCGCCACGGCCGTGCAGGGTTCGCTTCCGCCGACGGCCTTCTCCGCACGCTGCACGGCCGCGTCGACGGCGGACGGAACCCTGGTCGCCGCCGCTGACCGCGGGAAGGTGTTCAGCAGGTCGCCGAAGCGCGTGTCCCAGTCCGTCCCGCCGGCCGTGAGGCGCTGGGACCCGCACTCGTACAGGGAGGTCGCGAGCCGGTCGTCGGGCCAGCCGGCCAGCGATCCGAGCTGGTCCTTCGGCATGCTGTCGGGCATCGTGCGCAGGTACTTCAGGGGCTCGATGGCGTCGCAGTACTGCCGGTGGCCGTACGGAGCGCCGACGGTCGTGTAGTA
This region includes:
- a CDS encoding pyridoxamine 5'-phosphate oxidase family protein, which codes for MIRNGQPAHRRIDLDPVEALRLLDSVPLGRVVFTRQALPTVRPVNHVLDGGDIVIRTHEGAALTTHVQQGGDEGVVVAYEADAIDPDTHLGWSVVVTGYARLVTDPGDLARVRTLLVPWAPQEGVDHAVRIHPSLVTGVLLTDTPGPVPYDGVSGRSSV
- a CDS encoding TIGR03943 family putative permease subunit, with the protein product MRRPAQTLLLTLTGIGLLHAALFTDIYLRYVKAGLRPLLITSGVVLLLLGLAAAAARGGPERAGHDDHEPDPGHGHAHTAAPRVAWLLFLPALSLLLYAPPALGAYTAARSNARPVGVQKGFTPLPATSPLPMTLTDFTKRVQQDPSRAISTRLVRLTGFVTPAAGGGWYLTRIIFTCCAADSQTVKIRVYGTEAPPANTWLAVTGTWHPQGTLGTSTAQAALDAKDTRPIAQPVNAYTDDLPLTPS
- a CDS encoding permease, which produces MEKADELVGVAEGVTVVPAGLPSVRRIRPGLLGAALVIALGVVAVLALAGTGWLDQPAVQAWRTVCLAITVQALPFLLLGTALSGAINAFVPADLFTKVLPRRPALAVPVAGAAGAVLPGCECASVPVAHSLIRRGVTPAAAFAFLLSAPAINPVVLTATAVAFPGNPAMVAARLLASLATAAVMGWLWLWLGKEQWLRPVLRHRHTGHRHGRSRWNEFRLGFQHDFLHAGGFLVLGAMAAATFNVAVPRSVLDAFSGSPWLSVLFLAGLAVLLAVCSEADAFVAASLTGFSPAARLAFMVVGPMVDLKLIALQAGTFGRAFAWRFSTATTLVAVAASVLTGGALL
- a CDS encoding serine hydrolase translates to MPSYPFLTFARTRTCALLASAAALVSVGALHPAPAAAAPARAASPRATAAALDLDAAGRTPVVHGEDTAYDTASIVKIDILAALLLQAQDAGRQLTAAERGHAEPMIERSDNTAADALWREIGQASGLAAANKRLGLTSTTGGPGVKWGLTRTTASDQIRMLRAVFDGHATGTSGVTRKSALNARSRTYIRGLMGKVIPEQTWGVSAAGASGSARALKNGWLQRNTTGLWDVNSVGQVTVKGHRRLVAVLSNGSASMSDGISLVERTAREAVA
- a CDS encoding nitrilase-related carbon-nitrogen hydrolase — protein: MSNTAVQPPPRPTTDQPRRRTPSRKHTWPLLLLGTTAMLFAVGGRWDIAAAAWIFPVLLLRFTRLSRAWPGAVWTWAAHLAAAVFWVQESAIGFNPAVLAGAVALAALQTLPFVADRLMAARLHPTAASLVLPAAVAAVEFLITQVSPFGTAYGSLAVTQHGDLPLLQVVSVTGPWGVGFLIAYVASTVNRLWQRATWRSGLGCTAVLLGVLLAGGARLAFFPPQGTTVRIAGVSPARAATDTLKATLARYANGPGGVAAAPAAAVRPAMTAVEDDLLAATRREAAAGAKIVIWPENAVRTREQDEAAAIAAAQREARHSGVYLEIGVRVHSTTPPAYGRDEALLIDPRGTVLRTYQKAHPIPGSERFTPGDGHVPVVRTPYGRLANVICYDADFPALMRTRADIMLVPSHDWKEYGATHTDKARLRAIENGYALIRQDAEGVSAAYDAEGHVLAGSDYFATGRQTMVAYVPVHGVTTVYDRIGDTFAWLCVALLGSLAVTAVVRPCRPGER
- a CDS encoding sensor histidine kinase, whose protein sequence is MSAQVIALPRAAHRWLADRPRLTDAVWVGVLTLLDMATVRARTPEPPVWGVALWGAQTVPLLWRRAAPRAVLVAMTALYVLFQTLGPIPSKVPGPFLLMLGVYAVARYTPAPTSVPLTLLALASAAVTDALSGHWEPPRLGSLEPISLTTFAFFFALAWLLGHGRRRIDADAARLRELNRRLAAERELNARQAVLTERARIARDLHDVVAHHVSAIALQARAAEDVLTSGPLQPEEAAHGVGVIARTADTALAEMRRLLGLLSFGERDLAPEPSLARLDRLMGVATSAGCRVSCAVEVAGRAAPPAGMQVSAYRIVQEALTNVVKHAGPVAVRIAVRGDDARLTVEVENDPPAPGHRPVPGTGRGLVGVRERVAAFDGGLDAGPRPDGGWRLRAVLSARAAGTARPPAARGDR
- a CDS encoding response regulator; translation: MTVRVLVVDDQEIVRTALRLVIDRREGLSVVGEAGDGEEAVSLAAALCPDVVLMDVRMPGTTGVEATRRIVREWPGPGPVPRVLVLTTFDLDEYVHAALRAGAVGFLLKNSRPEQLAAALRAAADGEPVLAPTVTRRLIDTVTGLPPALLPTAATPVPADVSLTEREIQVLVLVARGLSNARIAADLGLSEATVKSRVNRILTRLGLENRVQAALYAHRAGLA
- a CDS encoding response regulator transcription factor, whose amino-acid sequence is MSATLSTHTEAPAPALAPRERETLRHIAAGRTYLQTARHMGLSTHTVDAYLRRIRAKLNITNTAELTRVAISLGM
- a CDS encoding HEAT repeat domain-containing protein — translated: MVAHRDAPDPAHRRLLLDYLGTRALLRTDPGPYEKRECEFLASWAAEEQDGATLAKLLDAFMYYDDPAVVSLALRHIAHPDARVRRAVAYALPSGGPPSPEVAAARLALLRDPDTEVRTSACAGLRHAAVLTRECVRELILRTGDPDPGVREEAAAALAQSADRSPDVAAALRVQSGGDDLRRRRRRQQATG